Proteins encoded within one genomic window of Plasmodium cynomolgi strain B DNA, chromosome 11, whole genome shotgun sequence:
- a CDS encoding helicase (putative) produces MRKLKLSNEQLGQYANCLTCSNSSVILKEGKYGNYFECTQCHERVSKRRVEDSMFDKRENLFLQNRKKICFEMEKTHSYRIHHFGNLSFANDFNKIVSDIIREVVTDLRTIKRHRIKYRKIIKYIYRINTCIDLFEFPKYTQWYINGRDFFDELKYLPLTWKPRRDYIQSGIFPFHLSKDIEKKASFRRLSVDNNNYLCGCVFDLCSYPLMLRYFVFRLYNHCFVHEIPSCVFHYFGHVYPRMHEKARVHKFFLKWRFSSVMRMTYEKYQCELEEGHHPEEGYQPEEGHHPEEGHHPEEGLLHRADSPRPAGTAQMGGVRESPTACPPKYSSQEDNRITSSYKLDELAKSSYLFSREKLRAHILRHHYAKRKQKVKKKILSEIKKKCLEEIKKKLPKRIQKVILPYQLESVYFFKQQNGRILIGDEMGLGKTLQAICIFHFFRLYPTLIVTPSSLKLNWACEIEKFVPAFDPSKVLVVGGSNDFPRGARLYRIIIVSFELYKKLAHLINEIKFKLIIVDESHFIRTVHYGKQSQLAKMIKSTLKKTKNVIFLSGTPSINRPINIYHQIKYLINSKKIFCKNKFTFGEEFCKKYFCRGQKIYEENLRSWEFHLFLKKTVMIRRSISEVFTSSFPDLKRFFVYLPHGPYTIGTDNLVNFLSPSLCPPSEEENALQNVVKDSKEGTQSVGSDFTTPNRQALSEFFQVQIKSKKVEEGLSKVVHAMKYMEEHFPGKKKIIFCYHLTVCKCIEEELLKMIKSKKKSEQAIIDYVVLKGSLSEKEKREKIQFFRMNHSCQYGIFTICSVSHGLDFTFCNLCFFLEFPVNFFHLQQCESRLFRKNQQFNTYVFYFLLKNGLGSDYKTWKRFTLCAHSTRSIVDGTEFVAKDLLYENVSGDVLLLSGQSASRGSGVPSRSSYSPEEASAQPHNELSGQPRSELSCQLHNQLSGQHLNVRSDRKRKFLFQINTLTNRIHAYYQNKKTNFPMEHLTKGGGDKKSGTLLKKCAIKFLQNYNKLSTNEKKLIENKKCDMNISLLRHLRDRENKTKPLKFERYIKNFAASDKTYVKTYLKNSFKGKLQVFYYQEYDEKRNAVKCLQCKSELPPCASAIVGECNVMKYLQDHSDSATIEKFHHEFDTIKLQSCNVKNILICDESNMFCEGKCRKFYFLKKSSTSIRRLIYERDKGICNICKLDCTNLIRQIKNLKYFSINEKIDYFIKKYPLFIEDINHLTYILEKPMEGHIWNVDHILPVFRGGGEASFDNLQTLCTFCHKKKTKDDFKKRAERGNPVESSPPK; encoded by the exons ATGAGGAAACTAAAGTTGAGTAATGAACAACTGGGACAGTATGCCAACTGCCTTACATGTAGTAACAGTTCAGTAATTCTGAAGGAGGGGAAGTATGGGAACTACTTCGAGTGCACACAGTGTCACGAGAGGGTTTCCAAAAGGAGAGTAGAGGACTCCATGTTTGATAAGAGagaaaatttgttccttcaaaataggaaaaaaatctgcttcgaaatggaaaagacCCACTCCTATCGCattcaccattttggaaatCTCAGCTTTGCCAACGACTTCAACAAAATAGTCAGCGATATAATCAGAGAAGTAGTCACAGACTTGAGGACAATAAAAAGacatagaataaaatataggaagattataaaatacatatataggaTCAATACATGTATCGATTTGTTCGAATTTCCAAA GTACACCCAGTGGTACATAAACGGACGGGACTTTTTTGATGAGCTCAAATATCTGCCATTGACTTGGAAACCCAGGAGGGACTACATACAGAGTggaattttccccttccaccTATCGAAAGATATTGAGAAGAAAGCCTCCTTTAGAAGACTCAGCGTCGACAATAACAACTATCTCTGCGGGTGTGTGTTCGACCTTTGCTCCTACCCTCTAATGCTACGTTATTTTGTATTCCGCTTATACAACCACTGTTTTGTGCACGAAATTCCCAGCTGTGTTTTCCACTACTTTGGACACGTCTACCCGAGGATGCACGAGAAAGCACGTGTacataagttttttttaaagtggaGATTCTCCAGCGTCATGCGGATGACCTACGAGAAGTATCAGTGCGAACTTGAGGAGGGGCATCACCCGGAGGAGGGGTATCAACCGGAGGAGGGGCATCACCCGGAGGAGGGGCATCACCCGGAGGAGGGGCTTCTCCACAGAGCGGACTCACCACGCCCTGCTGGGACTGCTCAAATGGGAGGGGTAAGGGAATCGCCCACTGCATGCCCCCCCAAGTACTCCTCCCAAGAAGACAACCGCATAACCAGCTCGTACAAGTTGGACGAGCTAGCCAAATCCTCCTACCTTTTCAGTCGAGAAAAACTCAGAGCTCATATACTAAGACACCACTACGCGAAACGAAAGCAAaaagttaagaaaaaaattttgagcgaaattaaaaagaagtgccttgaagaaataaaaaagaagctcCCCAAGAGGATTCAAAAGGTGATCCTACCGTACCAGCTAGAATCTGTGTACTTCTTTAAACAGCAGAATGGAAGAATATTAATCGGCGACGAAATGGGACTAGGAAAAACGCTGCAGGCTATTTgtattttccacttttttcggCTTTACCCCACCCTCATTGTAACTCCGTCATCTCTGAAGCTTAACTGGGCCTGCGAAATTGAGAAGTTCGTGCCTGCGTTCGACCCTTCCAAGGTGCTCGTGGTTGGCGGCTCGAACGACTTCCCGAGGGGGGCCCGGCTGTACAG AATCATCATCGTCTCCTTCGAGCTGTACAAAAAGCTGGCCCACCTGataaacgaaataaaattcaaACTAATTATCGTGGACGAAAGTCACTTCATAAGAACAGTACACTATGGGAAGCAAagccagctagccaaaatgatcAAAAGCACCCttaaaaagacaaaaaacgTCATTTTCCTGAGTGGAACTCCTTCCATAAACAGACCCATCAATATATACCACCAAATTAAGTACCTCATaaacagcaaaaaaattttctgtaaAAATAAGTTCACTTTTGGAGAAGAattctgcaaaaaatatttttgcagagGACAAAAGATATACGAAGAAAATTTACGCTCCTGGGAATTCCAccttttcttaaaaaaaacggtcaTGATAAGACGGTCCATTTCAGAGGTCTTTACTTCAAGCTTTCCAGACTTGAAGAGATTCTTCGTGTACTTACCTCATGGACCTTACACCATAGGTACAGATAATCTcgtcaattttttgtcaccCTCCCTTTGTCCCCCAagtgaggaagaaaatgctcTCCAAAATGTCGTGAAGGACTCAAAAGAGGGAACCCAGTCTGTTGGCTCAGATTTTACAACCCCCAACAGACAAGCACTGAGCGAGTTTTTTCAAGTTCAGATTAAATCCAAAAAGGTAGAGGAGGGACTCTCTAAAGTGGTTCATGCGATGAAATACATGGAGGAACATTTcccagggaaaaaaaaaataattttttgctacCACCTAACTGTGTGCAAATGCATCGAAGAGGAGTTgctaaaaatgataaaaagtaaaaaaaaaagtgaacaagcCATTATAGACTACGTTGTACTGAAGGGAAGTTtaagcgaaaaggaaaagcgagaaaaaatacaattttttcgcatGAACCACAGCTGTCAGTATGGCATTTTTACTATCTGCTCAGTTAGCCATGGACTAGACTTCACTTTCTGCAACTTGTGTTTTTTCCTAGAATTTCCTGTAAACTTCTTTCACTTGCAACAATGCGAAAGTAGACTATTTAGGAAGAACCAGCAATTCAACACGTAcgttttttacttcctcttGAAAAATGGCTTAGGGAGCGACTACAAAACGTGGAAGAGGTTCACACTCTGTGCACATAGTACTCGCTCGATCGTCGATGGAACGGAGTTTGTTGCCAAGGATCTCCTTTATGAGAACGTTTCGGGGGACGTGCTTCTGCTAAGCGGGCAGAGTGCCTCACGCGGGAGTGGCGTTCCTTCCAGAAGCAGTTACTCCCCAGAGGAGGCAAGCGCCCAACCCCACAACGAATTGAGCGGCCAACCCCGCAGCGAATTGAGCTGCCAACTCCATAACCAACTGAGCGGCCAACACCTCAACGTCCGAAGCGACCGAAAACGAAAATTCCTCTTCCAAATAAACACCCTCACAAACAGAATCCACGCGTACTACCAAAACAAGAAGACCAACTTTCCCATGGAACACTTGACCAAGGGTgggggggacaaaaaatCAGGGACGCTTCTCAAAAAATGCGCgattaaatttttgcaaaattacaACAAACTAAGCACGAACGAAAAGAAGttaattgaaaataaaaaatgcgacATGAACATATCGCTGCTTCGCCATTTGCGCgatagagaaaataaaacgaagcCCCTAAAATTTGAGAGGTACATAAAAAACTTCGCCGCAAGCGATAAGACATACGTGAAGACGTACCTTAAAAACAGCTTCAAGGGGAAACTGCAAGTCTTCTATTACCAAGAGTATGATGAAAAACGAAACGCAGTTAAATGTCTACAGTGTAAAAGTGAGTTACCCCCTTGTGCCAGTGCCATAGTAGGCGAATGCAACGTTATGAAATATTTGCAGGACCACTCAGACAGCGCCACGATCGAAAAATTTCATCACGAATTCGACACGATTAAATTGCAAAGTTgtaatgttaaaaatattctcaTATGTGATGAAAGCAATATGTTTTGCGAGGGCAAGtgcagaaaattttattttttaaaaaaaagttccacCAGTATACGAAGATTAATTTACGAAAGAGATAAAGGCATTTGTAATATTTGCAAATTGGATTGCACAAACTTAATTagacaaattaaaaatctAAAATACTTTTCaattaacgaaaaaattgattattttattaaaaaatatccacTATTTATTGAAGATATTAATCATCTCACATACATACTTGAGAAACCAATGGAGGGCCATATCTGGAACGTGGACCATATCTTGCCTGTTTTCAGGGGGGGTGGAGAGGCATCCTTTGACAACCTCCAGACATTGTGTACCTTCTGtcataagaaaaaaacaaaggacgATTTTAAGAAAAGGGCGGAGAGGGGTAATCCTGTGGAGAGCTCCCCTCCAAAATGA